A region from the Aliarcobacter thereius LMG 24486 genome encodes:
- a CDS encoding fibronectin type III domain-containing protein, which produces MRRLIQIGLLTLLILLFSSCSSTLFNQKTEVDKTFQTVNYDSIISIPSMTSIGFEWKRVDDPRVEGYNFYRANADKNETKLKLIYSGKNRLESHFVDKNLEPNTKYIYQISLKLKDNKESISTKAYLVQTLPRLEEVKFAQAISNLPRQVKLIWQPHPDKRVAYYEVERFNPSSKDWNSVSSKIRNRLSAEFIDSRLKDGTTYKYKVIAYTFENINSNHSEILEATTKSLPLPVSNLKASDNIPKKIYLSWQASNSSDVIYYDIYRSSYEKIGFSKIARVKSDIVEYTDELKKDNQSFYYKIISVDKDKLESTEDVSSVRGKSLIEPAKPVLTLAQIQDKKAILNWKEADDRAEAYNIIKKTKKNIFISDTLIIKGIKGFRFEDKDVVSGVEYNYSVQAIDEFGLVSEPSNEAKIILPIAE; this is translated from the coding sequence ATGAGAAGATTGATACAAATAGGCTTATTGACACTTTTAATTCTACTTTTTAGTTCTTGTTCAAGTACACTATTTAATCAAAAAACAGAAGTAGATAAAACTTTTCAGACAGTTAATTATGATTCTATTATCTCAATTCCATCTATGACTTCAATTGGATTTGAGTGGAAAAGAGTTGATGATCCAAGAGTTGAAGGTTATAACTTTTATAGAGCAAATGCTGATAAAAATGAGACTAAATTAAAACTAATTTACTCAGGTAAAAATAGACTTGAATCTCATTTTGTAGATAAAAATCTTGAACCAAACACAAAATACATATATCAAATATCTTTAAAATTAAAAGATAATAAAGAATCAATTTCAACAAAAGCATACTTAGTACAAACACTTCCAAGACTTGAAGAGGTAAAATTTGCACAAGCAATATCAAATCTTCCAAGACAAGTAAAATTAATTTGGCAACCACATCCAGATAAAAGAGTTGCTTATTATGAAGTAGAAAGATTTAATCCTAGTTCGAAAGATTGGAATAGTGTTAGCTCAAAAATAAGAAATAGACTATCAGCTGAATTTATTGATTCAAGATTAAAAGATGGAACAACTTATAAATATAAAGTTATAGCTTATACTTTTGAAAATATTAATTCAAATCATAGTGAGATTTTAGAAGCAACAACAAAAAGTCTTCCTCTTCCTGTTTCTAATTTAAAAGCCTCTGATAATATTCCTAAAAAAATATATCTATCTTGGCAAGCGAGTAACTCTTCAGATGTGATTTATTATGATATTTATAGAAGCTCTTATGAGAAAATTGGTTTTAGTAAAATTGCTAGAGTAAAATCTGATATTGTTGAATATACAGATGAATTAAAAAAAGATAATCAATCTTTTTATTACAAAATAATATCTGTTGATAAAGATAAGCTTGAAAGCACTGAAGATGTAAGTTCTGTAAGAGGAAAATCTTTAATTGAACCTGCAAAACCTGTATTAACTCTTGCACAAATTCAGGATAAAAAAGCTATTTTAAATTGGAAAGAAGCAGATGATAGAGCAGAGGCTTATAATATAATTAAAAAAACGAAGAAAAATATATTTATATCTGATACTTTAATTATAAAAGGTATTAAAGGTTTTAGATTTGAAGATAAAGATGTTGTAAGTGGTGTTGAATACAATTATAGTGTTCAAGCAATAGATGAATTTGGTTTAGTATCTGAACCAAGTAATGAAGCAAAAATAATTTTACCAATAGCAGAGTAA
- a CDS encoding RluA family pseudouridine synthase, with amino-acid sequence MYKNFIVEKEDRLDKFLTQSLDSSRNQILQLIKKDFVKVDGKIINKNGFKLKALQNIEVFLPQIESNFKEDSQIIEFFKDFDIKIIYEDEDILVLNKPANLTVHEASSTKEPTLVDWLKLKNISLSTISGDLRHGIVHRLDKGTSGILTIAKTNEAHQNLAKQFEERSVGRYYIAIIDMPLKDNLTVEKDIGRNPNNRLKMAVIDGARYAKTSFLKLETSFDEKLEFIACKLFTGRTHQIRVHLNSLNRHILEDSLYGFKGNLSKINRFFLHAYFLEIIHPIKKTKVCFKADIPQDLEDFINKNFSKEKIDEKIDTNRLIDTFNSTF; translated from the coding sequence ATGTATAAAAATTTTATTGTAGAAAAAGAAGATAGATTAGATAAGTTTTTAACTCAAAGTTTAGATAGTTCAAGAAATCAAATCTTACAACTTATAAAAAAAGATTTTGTAAAAGTTGATGGAAAAATTATAAATAAAAATGGATTTAAATTAAAAGCTTTACAAAATATTGAAGTATTTTTACCTCAAATTGAAAGTAATTTTAAAGAAGATAGTCAAATTATTGAATTTTTTAAAGATTTTGATATCAAAATAATATATGAAGATGAAGATATATTAGTTTTAAATAAACCTGCAAACTTAACTGTTCATGAAGCAAGTAGCACAAAAGAGCCAACTTTAGTTGATTGGTTGAAGTTAAAAAACATATCACTTTCAACTATTAGTGGAGATTTAAGACATGGAATTGTGCATAGATTAGATAAAGGAACAAGTGGAATTTTAACTATTGCAAAAACAAATGAAGCTCATCAAAATTTAGCAAAACAGTTTGAAGAAAGAAGTGTTGGAAGATACTATATTGCTATTATTGATATGCCTTTAAAAGATAATTTAACAGTAGAAAAAGATATTGGAAGAAATCCAAATAATAGATTAAAAATGGCTGTAATTGATGGTGCAAGATATGCAAAAACATCTTTTTTGAAACTTGAAACTTCTTTTGATGAAAAGCTAGAGTTTATTGCTTGCAAACTTTTTACAGGAAGAACACACCAAATTAGAGTGCATCTAAACTCACTTAACCGTCATATTCTTGAAGATTCTTTATATGGATTTAAGGGTAACTTAAGTAAAATAAATCGTTTTTTTTTACATGCATATTTTTTAGAAATCATTCATCCTATAAAAAAAACAAAAGTATGTTTTAAAGCAGATATTCCACAAGATTTAGAAGATTTTATAAATAAGAATTTTTCCAAGGAGAAAATAGATGAGAAGATTGATACAAATAGGCTTATTGACACTTTTAATTCTACTTTTTAG